From uncultured Flavobacterium sp., one genomic window encodes:
- a CDS encoding lysophospholipid acyltransferase family protein: MKGIKIVFWVLWRIWFYILMAIPILIMLPFLLISIISESGYPYFFKMARIWAKFILFGMGFYYKIERREKLIKNKSYMIVANHTSMTDIMLMLVVVKNPFVFVGKKELSKIPLFGFFYKRTCILVDRNSSKSKNEVFKRAQNRLNQGLSICIFPEGGVPDDETILLDEFKDGAFRLALEHQIPIVPIVFADNKERFSYSFFSGSPGKMRARVLPFVETEGHGSVIRKELRDKVRQLIHNGLLEFRKEDLKS; this comes from the coding sequence ATGAAAGGAATTAAAATTGTTTTTTGGGTTTTATGGCGCATTTGGTTTTACATCTTGATGGCCATTCCGATATTGATTATGCTGCCGTTTTTACTGATTTCTATTATATCAGAGAGTGGTTACCCTTATTTCTTTAAAATGGCTCGCATTTGGGCTAAATTCATCCTTTTTGGCATGGGTTTTTATTATAAGATCGAACGAAGAGAAAAGCTTATTAAAAATAAGAGTTACATGATCGTAGCAAATCACACTTCAATGACTGATATTATGCTGATGTTGGTGGTGGTGAAAAATCCTTTTGTTTTTGTTGGAAAAAAAGAACTTTCGAAGATTCCGTTGTTTGGATTTTTCTATAAAAGAACTTGTATTTTGGTCGACAGAAATTCTTCAAAAAGTAAAAATGAAGTTTTCAAGAGAGCACAAAACAGACTTAATCAAGGACTTAGTATTTGTATTTTTCCGGAAGGAGGAGTTCCTGATGACGAAACTATTTTGTTGGATGAGTTTAAAGATGGTGCCTTTAGATTGGCATTAGAGCATCAGATTCCGATTGTTCCAATTGTTTTTGCTGACAATAAAGAACGTTTCTCATACAGTTTTTTTAGCGGAAGCCCCGGAAAAATGCGTGCGAGAGTTTTGCCTTTCGTGGAAACGGAAGGACATGGAAGCGTAATCAGAAAAGAGCTTCGAGATAAAGTAAGACAATTGATTCATAATGGTTTACTTGAATTTAGAAAGGAAGATTTAAAATCGTAA
- a CDS encoding acyl-CoA thioesterase yields MNPKHPSESLTILTDLVLPSETNPLNNLFGGELLARMDRAASIAARRHSRRIVVTASVNHVAFNRAISLGSVVTVEAKVSRSFKSSMEVFIDVWVEDRESGNRTKANEAIYTFVAVDDTGRPVEVPAIVPETDLEIQRFDAALRRKQLSLLLAGKIKPEEATELKALFL; encoded by the coding sequence ATGAATCCAAAACACCCTTCAGAATCCCTGACAATCTTAACCGATTTAGTTTTACCTAGTGAAACAAATCCTTTAAACAATCTTTTTGGCGGCGAATTATTAGCCCGTATGGATCGTGCAGCAAGTATTGCAGCGCGCAGACATTCACGCCGAATTGTGGTGACAGCATCTGTAAATCACGTTGCTTTTAACAGAGCAATTTCTTTAGGAAGTGTGGTAACTGTTGAAGCAAAAGTTTCAAGATCTTTCAAAAGTTCGATGGAGGTTTTCATTGATGTTTGGGTAGAAGATCGCGAATCAGGAAACAGGACAAAAGCAAACGAAGCTATCTATACATTTGTTGCGGTAGACGATACCGGAAGACCGGTTGAAGTGCCAGCAATTGTACCGGAAACGGATCTTGAAATTCAACGCTTTGATGCTGCTTTGCGTCGTAAACAATTGAGTTTATTACTTGCCGGAAAAATTAAACCGGAAGAAGCTACTGAGTTAAAGGCTTTATTTTTATAG
- a CDS encoding DNA polymerase III subunit delta', whose translation MQFSQILGQDYIKSHLIKSASSGRIPHAQLFIGPEGSGTLSTAIAYAQYILCNNTGNENSNGNDSCNLKFQNISHPDLHFIYPTVTTEDVKTKPKSLDFIQDWRTFIHEMPYGGLFDWYKILGVQNKQGEIRVEDAQEVLKSLSLKSYEGGYKIMIIWMADKMNIAASNKLLKLLEEPSDKTIFILISENEEDIIQTIRSRCQVIHFNGLPEKVIAEALISKENIDEKSAFKIAHQAQGNFNKALHLLKEDDSEYPFEQWFVNWVRAAFRAKGNAAAIQDLISWSEEIAALGRESQKKFIQFCIEMFRQALLLNYQAPTLVYIEPKVDKFKLENFAPFVNGNNIHEIYKELSDAMYHIERNGNAKIILTDLSIKLTRLIHKK comes from the coding sequence ATGCAATTTTCTCAAATTTTAGGTCAAGATTACATCAAAAGTCACTTGATAAAAAGTGCATCTTCCGGACGAATTCCGCATGCTCAATTATTCATTGGGCCTGAAGGAAGTGGCACATTATCAACAGCAATTGCCTATGCGCAATATATTTTGTGTAACAATACAGGAAATGAAAACTCAAACGGAAACGATTCCTGCAATTTGAAATTTCAAAACATATCACATCCTGATTTACATTTTATATACCCAACAGTAACAACCGAGGATGTAAAAACAAAACCCAAAAGTCTCGACTTTATTCAGGACTGGAGAACTTTTATTCACGAAATGCCTTACGGAGGTTTATTTGACTGGTATAAAATTCTGGGCGTTCAAAACAAACAAGGAGAAATTCGTGTCGAAGATGCTCAGGAAGTTTTAAAATCGCTTTCGCTAAAATCTTATGAAGGCGGCTACAAAATCATGATTATCTGGATGGCCGATAAAATGAATATCGCGGCATCAAATAAACTTCTAAAATTATTAGAAGAACCTTCAGATAAAACCATTTTTATTCTGATTTCTGAAAATGAAGAAGATATTATACAAACCATTCGTTCTCGTTGTCAGGTAATTCACTTTAACGGTTTACCCGAAAAAGTAATCGCCGAAGCTTTAATTTCAAAAGAAAACATAGACGAAAAATCAGCTTTTAAAATTGCACATCAGGCGCAGGGAAATTTTAATAAAGCCTTACATTTATTAAAAGAAGATGACTCTGAATATCCTTTTGAGCAATGGTTTGTCAACTGGGTACGTGCAGCTTTTAGAGCCAAAGGAAATGCAGCTGCCATTCAGGATCTAATTTCCTGGAGTGAAGAAATTGCAGCTTTGGGTCGCGAAAGCCAGAAAAAATTCATTCAGTTTTGTATCGAAATGTTCCGTCAGGCACTTTTACTCAACTATCAGGCACCAACTTTAGTTTACATTGAACCTAAAGTTGATAAATTCAAATTAGAAAATTTTGCTCCTTTCGTAAATGGAAACAACATTCACGAAATTTATAAAGAACTTTCAGATGCAATGTATCACATTGAAAGAAATGGAAATGCAAAAATAATCCTAACCGATTTATCCATAAAATTGACTCGTTTAATTCATAAAAAATAG
- a CDS encoding DoxX family protein, whose product MNNVASILLLAFLALTFLQSGYEKIFYWKDNVDWLKGHFAKTILKNQVPLALLHLLILELISGILCVVGAIQLLTNSGREFGFYGAIFSCICLLMMLFGQRLAKDYDGARTIVIYFIPAVMAVYWLN is encoded by the coding sequence ATGAATAATGTTGCCTCTATTTTGCTCTTAGCTTTTTTAGCTTTAACGTTCTTACAATCAGGATATGAAAAAATATTTTATTGGAAAGACAATGTCGATTGGCTTAAAGGTCATTTTGCCAAAACAATACTTAAAAACCAAGTGCCGCTTGCCTTACTTCATCTTTTAATTCTCGAATTAATTTCCGGAATTTTATGCGTGGTTGGTGCCATACAATTATTGACTAATAGCGGTCGTGAATTTGGTTTTTACGGTGCAATATTTTCTTGTATCTGTTTGTTAATGATGCTTTTCGGACAACGATTAGCCAAAGATTATGATGGCGCAAGAACCATTGTTATCTATTTTATTCCAGCTGTAATGGCTGTTTATTGGTTGAATTAA
- the recA gene encoding recombinase RecA: protein MSSEKEAKLKALQLTLDKLDKTYGKGTVMKMGDKAIVEVETISSGSLGVDLALGVNGYPKGRIIEIYGPESSGKTTLTLHAIAEAQKAGGIAAFIDAEHAFDRNYAEKLGVDIENLIISQPDNGEQALEIAENLIRSGAIDIVVIDSVAALTPKSEIEGEMGDSKMGLHARLMSQALRKLTGTISKTNCTVFFINQLREKIGVMFGNPETTTGGNALKFYASVRLDIRRSSQIKDGENVIGNRTKVKVVKNKVAPPFKTAEFDIMYGEGVSKTGEILDLAVEFDIVKKAGSWFSYGDTKLGQGRDAVKALIKDNPELAEELEVKIKAHIKELASA from the coding sequence ATGAGTTCAGAAAAAGAAGCCAAATTAAAAGCGCTACAACTTACGCTTGACAAACTAGATAAAACTTACGGTAAAGGAACTGTAATGAAAATGGGCGACAAAGCCATTGTAGAAGTTGAAACTATTTCTTCAGGTTCTCTTGGTGTTGATTTAGCTCTTGGAGTAAATGGTTACCCAAAAGGAAGAATCATTGAAATTTATGGTCCTGAATCGTCTGGAAAGACTACTTTAACCTTACATGCAATTGCCGAAGCTCAAAAAGCGGGCGGAATTGCTGCTTTTATAGATGCTGAACACGCTTTTGATAGAAATTATGCTGAAAAATTAGGCGTAGATATCGAAAATCTAATCATCTCACAACCAGATAACGGGGAGCAAGCTTTAGAAATTGCCGAAAACCTGATTCGTTCAGGAGCAATTGACATTGTTGTAATTGACTCTGTTGCTGCTTTAACGCCAAAAAGTGAAATCGAAGGTGAAATGGGAGATTCTAAAATGGGTCTTCATGCACGTTTGATGTCTCAGGCTTTGAGAAAATTAACCGGAACAATTAGCAAAACAAACTGTACAGTTTTCTTCATCAACCAGTTGAGAGAGAAAATTGGTGTTATGTTTGGTAACCCTGAAACTACAACGGGTGGTAACGCATTAAAATTCTATGCATCTGTTCGTTTAGATATTCGTCGTTCGTCTCAAATTAAAGACGGAGAAAATGTTATTGGAAACAGAACCAAAGTAAAAGTGGTTAAAAACAAAGTGGCTCCGCCTTTTAAAACTGCCGAATTCGACATTATGTACGGAGAAGGAGTTTCTAAAACCGGTGAAATTCTTGACCTTGCGGTTGAATTTGACATCGTTAAAAAAGCAGGATCATGGTTTAGCTACGGAGATACAAAATTAGGACAAGGTCGTGATGCTGTAAAAGCTTTAATTAAAGATAATCCGGAATTAGCAGAAGAATTAGAAGTAAAAATTAAAGCACATATCAAAGAATTGGCAAGTGCTTAA
- a CDS encoding SPOR domain-containing protein, producing the protein MKIETYIGQLLYRYQCVTVPGFGAFLTEIQSAQLNESTNSFFPPKKMISFNSHLKNNDGLLANHIANAEKTSYGFAVSAIAFEVLNWKKTLEENGTIYLKGIGEIRLNSENNIIFTPNDQTNYLTSSFGLSPFVSPLVKKEMFEKKIEKISENEAISLYENEEENRSANPLLKYAAILVLGLGITGSIGYPLYQNQIATKTLIVESAVQKKVENKIQEATFFIQNPLPAVTLSVDSAKVETVEEKVMPYHIMAGAYRSEQNARKAYNQLIKDGYEARMLGENKHGLFPVLYGSYATMAEAEKAQKEIQKGENPDAWILVESL; encoded by the coding sequence ATGAAAATCGAAACTTACATAGGACAGTTATTGTATCGTTATCAGTGTGTAACGGTTCCGGGGTTCGGAGCATTTTTGACCGAAATTCAGTCGGCGCAGCTTAATGAAAGCACAAATTCGTTTTTTCCTCCAAAAAAAATGATCTCTTTTAACAGTCATTTGAAAAATAATGATGGATTGTTGGCAAATCATATCGCAAATGCAGAAAAAACATCTTATGGTTTTGCTGTAAGTGCTATTGCTTTTGAGGTTTTAAACTGGAAAAAGACATTAGAAGAAAATGGTACTATTTACCTAAAAGGAATTGGTGAAATTCGCCTTAATTCTGAAAATAATATAATTTTCACACCAAATGATCAAACCAATTATCTAACAAGTTCTTTTGGATTAAGTCCATTTGTTTCTCCGTTAGTGAAAAAAGAAATGTTCGAGAAAAAAATCGAGAAAATTTCAGAAAATGAGGCGATATCATTGTATGAAAATGAAGAAGAAAACAGGTCTGCAAATCCACTTTTAAAATATGCTGCAATTCTTGTTTTAGGACTTGGAATTACTGGTAGTATTGGATATCCTTTGTATCAAAACCAGATCGCTACTAAAACACTAATTGTTGAAAGTGCGGTTCAAAAAAAGGTAGAAAACAAGATACAGGAAGCAACATTTTTTATTCAAAACCCACTTCCTGCTGTGACGCTATCAGTAGATTCAGCAAAAGTTGAAACTGTTGAAGAAAAAGTAATGCCATATCATATTATGGCCGGTGCTTACAGAAGTGAACAAAACGCCAGAAAAGCTTATAATCAACTGATAAAAGACGGTTATGAAGCCAGAATGCTTGGCGAAAATAAACACGGATTATTTCCTGTTTTATACGGAAGTTATGCTACTATGGCTGAAGCCGAAAAAGCACAAAAAGAAATACAAAAGGGCGAAAATCCAGATGCCTGGATATTAGTTGAATCATTATAA
- a CDS encoding GxxExxY protein — MTENEISNIIIGLAIEIHKKLGSGLLENAYKECLFYKITQRGLLVEKEKTMPLIFEDVQLDCGYRIDLLVENKFIIEIKSVESLSVNHLAQTLTYLKLGNYKLGLLINFNEILLKNGIRRVVNNL, encoded by the coding sequence ATGACCGAAAACGAAATATCAAATATTATAATTGGACTTGCAATTGAAATTCATAAAAAACTTGGATCGGGTTTATTAGAGAACGCTTATAAAGAATGTTTGTTTTATAAAATTACACAACGAGGGCTTCTCGTAGAGAAAGAGAAAACAATGCCTCTAATTTTTGAAGACGTTCAACTTGATTGTGGATATCGCATTGATTTACTTGTAGAAAACAAATTCATAATCGAAATAAAAAGTGTAGAATCACTTAGTGTAAATCACTTAGCACAAACATTAACTTATCTAAAACTTGGCAATTACAAACTAGGTTTACTAATAAACTTCAATGAAATTTTACTAAAAAACGGAATTAGAAGAGTTGTAAACAACTTATAG
- the trpS gene encoding tryptophan--tRNA ligase, producing MAKILTGVQSTGTPHLGNLLGAIIPAVELSNNPANESYLFIADLHSITQIKDGKTLRENTYSTAAAWLACGLNPDKVTFYRQSDVVQTTELTWYLSCFFPFQRLTLAHSFKDKSDRLDDVNAGLFTYPMLMAADILLYDAEFVPVGKDQLQHLEITRDVASRFNHQMGETFVIPEAIIQEDGMLIPGTNGGKMSKSANNIINIFLDDKVLRKQVMSIETDSTPLEAPKNPDTCNAFAIYSLLATEEQIAEMRANYLGGNYGYGHAKQALFELITEKFKTEREKYNYYINNLEEVDALLKKGAGKASIIADSVLAKVREVLGFSK from the coding sequence ATGGCAAAAATACTAACTGGTGTTCAGAGTACTGGAACGCCACATTTGGGAAATTTATTAGGAGCAATTATTCCTGCAGTTGAATTATCGAATAATCCTGCAAACGAATCTTATTTGTTTATTGCTGATTTACACTCGATTACGCAGATTAAAGATGGTAAAACATTAAGAGAAAATACATACAGCACCGCTGCAGCTTGGCTTGCTTGCGGTCTAAATCCTGACAAAGTTACGTTTTACAGACAATCTGATGTGGTTCAAACTACTGAATTAACCTGGTATTTAAGTTGCTTTTTTCCGTTTCAAAGACTGACTTTGGCACATTCTTTCAAAGATAAATCAGATCGTTTAGACGACGTTAACGCTGGACTTTTTACCTATCCGATGTTAATGGCAGCTGATATTTTGCTTTACGACGCTGAATTTGTTCCAGTTGGAAAAGATCAATTGCAGCATTTAGAAATCACTCGTGATGTAGCTTCCCGTTTCAATCACCAAATGGGTGAAACTTTTGTTATTCCAGAAGCTATAATTCAGGAAGACGGTATGTTGATTCCGGGAACAAATGGCGGAAAAATGAGTAAATCTGCCAATAATATTATCAATATTTTTCTGGATGATAAAGTGTTACGCAAACAAGTAATGAGTATTGAAACTGATAGTACCCCGCTTGAAGCTCCTAAAAATCCGGATACTTGTAACGCCTTTGCCATATATTCTTTGTTGGCAACTGAAGAGCAAATCGCCGAAATGAGAGCCAATTATCTTGGAGGAAATTACGGTTACGGTCACGCCAAACAAGCTTTGTTTGAACTGATTACAGAGAAATTTAAAACCGAAAGAGAAAAATATAATTACTATATAAACAACCTTGAAGAAGTTGACGCTCTTTTGAAAAAAGGTGCAGGAAAGGCTTCTATCATTGCTGATAGTGTTTTAGCTAAGGTTCGAGAAGTTCTTGGATTTAGTAAATAA
- a CDS encoding class I SAM-dependent methyltransferase, with protein MDVLNKKHFLTVKDHSVSKEIFELYHDETLDMLITSPQPDLENLGRYYESEDYISHTDNKRSLFEKAYHFVKNIALKNKLNLINSEQSQKGRILDIGAGTGDFLLTAKNDGWETVGVEPSEKAKNIAIQKGISFVNEIAALENNSFDVITMWHVLEHVPNLELQIQELKRLLKPTGTLIVAVPNFKSYDAKYYNEFWAAYDVPIHFWHFSKKAIQSLFEKVDMKLEKVLPMKFDSFYVSLLSEKYKTGKMNYISAFFVGLKSNLKASSTKEYSSHIYVLKNS; from the coding sequence ATGGACGTTTTAAACAAAAAACATTTTCTTACTGTAAAAGACCATTCAGTTTCTAAAGAAATTTTCGAATTGTATCACGACGAAACTTTAGACATGTTGATTACATCTCCGCAACCCGATTTAGAAAATCTTGGAAGATATTACGAAAGCGAAGATTATATTTCGCACACAGACAACAAACGTTCGTTATTTGAAAAAGCATATCACTTTGTAAAAAATATTGCTTTAAAGAATAAATTGAATTTGATTAATTCGGAGCAATCTCAAAAGGGCAGAATTTTAGATATCGGTGCCGGAACCGGAGATTTTTTATTGACTGCAAAAAATGATGGCTGGGAAACTGTTGGAGTAGAACCAAGCGAGAAAGCAAAAAACATTGCGATTCAAAAAGGAATTTCTTTTGTTAATGAAATTGCTGCTCTCGAAAATAATTCGTTTGATGTAATTACGATGTGGCATGTTTTAGAACACGTTCCAAATTTAGAATTGCAAATTCAGGAATTGAAGCGTTTGCTAAAGCCAACTGGAACATTAATTGTTGCGGTTCCAAATTTTAAATCGTACGACGCAAAATATTATAATGAATTTTGGGCAGCATATGATGTGCCAATTCATTTTTGGCATTTCTCAAAAAAAGCCATCCAATCGCTTTTTGAAAAAGTCGATATGAAATTAGAAAAAGTGCTTCCAATGAAATTTGATTCTTTTTATGTGAGTTTATTATCCGAAAAATACAAAACCGGAAAAATGAATTATATCAGTGCATTTTTTGTTGGTTTAAAATCAAATTTAAAAGCAAGCAGTACAAAAGAGTATTCATCGCACATTTATGTCTTAAAAAACAGCTAA
- the dprA gene encoding DNA-processing protein DprA, protein MSDQELFYLLALLKVDGVGDIMAKKLLSHCGNAESVFKTKITQIAAIDGVGAFLLKNLNDKSIFEKANQELEFIKSNAVNVSFFLDENYPDRLKHCIDSPVLIFSSGNINLKNKKLISIVGTRQITSYGTEFCKKLIEDLAPLDPVIVSGFAYGVDIVAHQLAVENNLQTIGVLAHGLNQIYPKMHKKYVAKMEENGGFITEFWSSSNPDKENFVRRNRIVAGMTEATIVIESADKGGSLITANLANDYNRDVFAVPGRVTDKYSQGCNNLIKTQKANVLTSAADLIYILNWDVENKAKTVQKQLFVELEPEEQKVYDFLLKNGKELLDFIALQCDFPIYKISGILLNMELKGVIRPLPGKLFEAI, encoded by the coding sequence ATGTCTGATCAGGAATTATTTTATTTATTAGCCTTATTAAAAGTTGATGGAGTGGGTGATATTATGGCTAAAAAGCTGTTATCTCACTGCGGAAATGCGGAGTCTGTTTTTAAAACTAAAATCACTCAAATTGCTGCTATTGATGGAGTTGGAGCATTTTTACTGAAGAATTTAAATGACAAATCTATTTTTGAAAAAGCAAATCAGGAACTCGAGTTTATTAAATCTAATGCAGTAAATGTTTCCTTTTTTTTGGATGAAAATTATCCCGATCGGCTGAAACATTGCATCGATTCGCCGGTTTTGATTTTTTCTTCGGGAAACATTAATTTGAAAAATAAAAAATTAATTAGTATAGTAGGAACGCGCCAGATTACCTCATACGGAACGGAGTTTTGCAAAAAGCTAATTGAAGATCTGGCGCCTCTTGATCCGGTAATTGTCAGCGGATTTGCTTATGGAGTTGATATTGTAGCGCATCAATTGGCTGTTGAAAACAACTTACAAACGATTGGAGTTCTGGCACATGGCTTAAACCAAATTTATCCTAAAATGCATAAAAAGTACGTCGCAAAAATGGAGGAAAATGGTGGATTTATAACTGAATTTTGGAGTTCTTCAAACCCTGATAAAGAGAATTTTGTACGTAGAAATCGCATTGTTGCCGGCATGACTGAAGCTACGATTGTCATTGAATCTGCAGATAAAGGCGGTTCGCTTATTACAGCAAACCTAGCAAATGATTATAACCGTGATGTTTTTGCCGTTCCGGGCCGTGTGACTGACAAATACAGTCAAGGCTGTAATAATCTAATTAAAACGCAAAAAGCAAACGTCCTGACAAGTGCAGCAGATTTGATTTATATTTTGAACTGGGACGTTGAAAACAAGGCTAAAACAGTACAAAAGCAATTGTTTGTAGAGCTGGAACCAGAGGAGCAAAAAGTGTATGATTTTCTCTTAAAAAACGGAAAGGAATTATTAGATTTTATTGCACTTCAATGTGATTTTCCGATTTATAAAATATCAGGAATCCTTTTAAATATGGAACTTAAAGGCGTGATTCGCCCATTACCTGGGAAATTATTTGAGGCGATTTAA
- a CDS encoding OmpH family outer membrane protein, giving the protein MKKALVIIALSIFAVSCNKTAEVKEVKTAYVDTSVLMKEYTEAKDLEAKYKAQAEEKGRQLQAEITRFKQDAANFQGQAQANGQAWAQQKGAELQKREQQLGYAQQALSQQLQQESGVEMDSLVSGVKKFIKEYGKKNGYSYIYGTGDAASILYAEEKYDITKDIIKALNDKYKAEPKSEEKPAVKEGEAAKK; this is encoded by the coding sequence ATGAAAAAAGCATTAGTAATTATCGCACTTTCAATTTTCGCCGTTTCATGTAATAAAACTGCAGAAGTTAAGGAAGTAAAAACAGCTTACGTAGATACTTCGGTTTTAATGAAAGAGTACACTGAAGCGAAAGACCTTGAAGCAAAATACAAAGCTCAAGCGGAAGAAAAGGGAAGACAACTACAAGCTGAGATTACACGTTTTAAACAAGACGCTGCTAATTTTCAAGGTCAGGCACAAGCAAACGGACAAGCTTGGGCACAACAAAAAGGAGCTGAGTTACAAAAAAGAGAGCAACAATTGGGTTATGCTCAACAAGCTTTGTCTCAACAATTGCAACAAGAAAGTGGTGTTGAAATGGATTCTCTAGTAAGTGGTGTTAAAAAATTCATCAAAGAATACGGTAAGAAAAACGGTTACTCTTATATCTACGGGACTGGTGATGCTGCCTCAATTTTATATGCTGAAGAGAAATATGATATTACAAAAGATATCATTAAAGCTTTGAACGACAAATATAAAGCAGAGCCAAAATCAGAAGAAAAACCTGCAGTAAAAGAAGGAGAAGCTGCTAAAAAATAA
- the sprC gene encoding gliding motility protein SprC, producing the protein MIQKITQSAFRIILFFSIFLCTEMNSYAQTKAISPQVLSFDRICADNTTEYNATFTYSGFPAGTVFAVELSTNNFTTIVTANTISVSDPAANQKTIKFNVPSNLPGSDTYSLRVSTTGFSSAKFVSFGLKTSFPIYFKAHDRQYTINNFNGTATFCAGGSISLTIDGDSTTPPNDSPLKFPFLTYNWYKDNGVSTPPTLMAGASGPSYSVTAEGVYYVETNYGTCTSESYSNRVTVTSAASGSSVTINSSLGNPFCATGDDTVLTATSGNKYQWKKDGTVIAGATNRTYSTKDAGKYSVDVDFGGCVATGSIDLKSNGFNASIDVPDDNKIAEGGTLNVSVTTDASTPKYEWYLNGNLINGATTGSYLVATIGDYKVIISQAAGCVTTKEFAFKVSYSTALHASVIPNIINLNSTVNPYWNIPDIYKNANTKVIIISSNGDKVLDVVNYQGDWPQTGIDFKNVNPVYYYVIQSDTGEKKGSITVIK; encoded by the coding sequence ATGATTCAAAAAATTACGCAATCAGCATTCCGTATTATCCTTTTTTTCAGTATTTTTTTATGTACTGAAATGAATTCCTATGCCCAGACTAAAGCGATAAGCCCGCAGGTTTTATCGTTTGACAGGATTTGTGCAGACAATACTACGGAGTATAACGCAACATTTACCTATTCCGGTTTTCCGGCAGGAACTGTATTTGCAGTAGAGCTTTCTACGAACAATTTTACAACGATTGTGACTGCAAATACAATATCTGTTTCAGATCCGGCAGCGAATCAAAAAACGATAAAATTTAATGTTCCCTCAAATCTTCCGGGATCAGATACTTATAGTCTTAGAGTTTCGACTACAGGCTTCTCGAGTGCTAAGTTTGTTTCATTTGGATTAAAAACTTCTTTCCCGATTTATTTTAAGGCGCATGATCGTCAATACACGATAAACAATTTTAACGGTACGGCAACTTTTTGTGCCGGCGGTAGTATTTCGTTGACTATCGATGGAGATTCAACAACACCTCCAAACGATTCACCGCTTAAGTTTCCTTTTTTGACCTATAACTGGTATAAAGACAATGGTGTTTCTACACCGCCAACCCTTATGGCAGGAGCTTCGGGACCAAGTTATAGTGTTACTGCTGAGGGTGTTTATTATGTAGAAACCAATTACGGAACATGTACTTCTGAATCTTATTCAAATCGTGTTACTGTTACTTCGGCAGCATCAGGCTCTTCGGTTACTATAAACTCAAGTTTAGGAAATCCGTTTTGTGCAACTGGTGATGACACTGTTTTAACAGCAACTTCTGGTAACAAGTACCAATGGAAAAAAGACGGAACCGTTATTGCCGGAGCTACCAATCGTACTTATAGTACAAAGGACGCAGGTAAATATAGCGTAGATGTTGATTTTGGCGGATGTGTTGCTACAGGAAGTATTGATCTTAAAAGCAATGGTTTTAACGCCAGTATAGATGTTCCGGATGATAATAAAATTGCAGAAGGCGGAACCTTAAACGTATCTGTTACTACAGATGCTTCAACTCCTAAATACGAATGGTATTTAAACGGTAATCTTATTAATGGCGCTACTACTGGTTCTTACCTGGTTGCGACTATTGGAGATTACAAAGTAATAATTTCTCAGGCAGCAGGATGTGTAACTACCAAAGAGTTTGCTTTTAAAGTTAGTTATTCAACGGCATTACACGCGAGTGTTATTCCAAACATAATTAATCTTAACAGTACAGTAAACCCATACTGGAATATTCCGGATATCTATAAAAATGCTAATACAAAAGTTATTATCATAAGTTCAAATGGCGATAAGGTTCTTGATGTTGTTAATTACCAAGGTGATTGGCCTCAAACAGGAATAGATTTTAAAAATGTAAATCCAGTATATTACTATGTCATTCAATCCGACACAGGTGAAAAAAAAGGATCAATAACTGTGATAAAATAA